Proteins encoded together in one Oscillatoria sp. FACHB-1407 window:
- a CDS encoding helicase-related protein, with protein MVRLEDLVRGATVKGILPNHHVVIVDVTQHSDDVIELVYKDASGNLGNELVLRDREPDLEIVTTGQPWSFDGDGAMLRLVSEAHRIRLAHLFDPLLAVHTSLVEPLPHQITAVYGEMIPRQPLRFLLADDPGAGKTIMAGLLMRELLIRGDLHRCLVVCPGSLAAQWQDELFQKFHLPFEILTNDRIEAARTGNAFTEIPLLIVRLDKLSRNDDLQAKLAQTDWDLVICDEAHKMSASFFGGEVKETKRYKLGKLLGDVTRHLLLMTATPHNGKEEDFQLFMALLDSDRFEGRFRGGTNTTDTSDLMRRLVKEDLLKFDDKPLFPERKAYTVGYRLSDLEQQLYHKVTEYVREEFNRADALENNGRKGTVGFALTILQRRLASSPEAIYQSIHRRRERLQKRLQEEEAFKRGLGAQLDFGRTIDPEDWEDDFDDVPEDERESTEEEVVDQATAARTVAELQAEIEQLNQIEQLALKVKRSGKDKKWEELSNLLQNEAELFDAHGHRRKLVLFTEHRDTLNYLADRIRTLIGRSEAVVMIHGGMGREQRKKAEESFKQDVTVQVLLATDAAGEGINLQRAHLMVNYDLPWNPNRLEQRFGRIHRIGQTEVCHLWNLVAEETREGEVYLTLLRKLDLEQKALGGKVFDVLGKAIAGKDLRDLLIEAIRYGDRPDIRAKLNQVVSDRLDQQRLRELLEERALARDTMDASRVQQIREDMDRAEARRLQPHFIAAFFLEAFANLGGTAKQREPKRYEITHVPAIIRSQDRQIGVREPILRSYERICFEKGLINVPGKPPAAFVCPGHPLLEAVTEITLDRHRDLLKQGAVLVDENDFGEQVRALVYLEHSIQDASTDSSGKRRVVSRRMQYVEIDAEGNTQNAGYAPYLNYRPLREEEKPFVAPVLEQDWLKNNLEPQATKYAIAHLMPEHLREVKQRKEDLVAKTMKAVKERLTKEIYYWDQQAEQLKQQEAAGKVNAKINSAKARTRADELESRLQRRLTELEQERKLSPLPPVVVGGALVIPIGFLQRVQGKRQSEADLFARETKRVEMLAMQAVMAAEQALGHEPRDVSREKCGYDIESRVPGTGEQPSRVRFIEVKGRIKGAETVTVTKNEILTALNKPENFVLALVQVPESADFPEGDAFKVSTTKGSYNVGDNGCVVRYVVNPFQKEPDFKADSVNYNWKELWSQGREPGGIA; from the coding sequence ATGGTTCGACTTGAGGACTTGGTTCGCGGCGCGACGGTTAAAGGGATTCTGCCGAATCACCATGTTGTCATCGTGGATGTGACCCAGCACAGTGATGATGTGATTGAACTGGTCTATAAGGATGCCAGTGGCAATTTGGGGAATGAACTGGTTTTACGCGATCGCGAACCCGACTTAGAAATTGTCACTACCGGACAGCCCTGGAGCTTTGATGGCGATGGAGCCATGCTGCGGTTGGTGTCAGAAGCTCACCGGATTCGACTGGCACATCTCTTTGATCCACTGCTGGCAGTTCATACCTCACTGGTGGAACCGCTGCCCCACCAGATCACAGCAGTTTATGGGGAAATGATTCCCCGGCAACCCCTACGGTTTTTGCTGGCAGATGACCCCGGAGCCGGAAAGACGATCATGGCAGGGTTGTTGATGCGAGAGTTGCTGATCCGGGGAGACTTACACCGTTGTTTGGTAGTTTGTCCTGGCAGCTTGGCGGCTCAGTGGCAGGATGAACTGTTTCAGAAATTCCACCTGCCATTTGAGATTTTGACGAACGATCGCATTGAAGCGGCTCGTACTGGGAATGCCTTCACCGAAATTCCCCTACTGATCGTGCGTCTGGATAAGCTGAGTCGTAATGATGACTTGCAGGCAAAGCTGGCACAGACCGATTGGGACTTGGTGATCTGCGACGAGGCGCATAAGATGTCAGCCTCGTTTTTTGGGGGTGAAGTCAAGGAGACGAAGCGGTACAAGCTGGGCAAGCTGCTGGGGGATGTCACTCGCCACCTCCTGTTGATGACGGCAACACCCCACAACGGGAAAGAGGAAGACTTTCAACTCTTCATGGCATTGCTGGATAGCGATCGCTTCGAGGGCAGGTTCCGAGGGGGCACTAACACAACCGACACTTCAGACCTGATGCGGCGGTTGGTGAAGGAAGACTTGCTCAAGTTTGACGACAAGCCCCTTTTCCCAGAACGCAAGGCTTATACCGTTGGCTATCGTCTTTCTGACCTGGAGCAGCAGCTTTACCACAAGGTCACGGAGTACGTGCGGGAGGAGTTCAATCGGGCGGATGCGCTGGAAAATAATGGGCGCAAGGGCACGGTTGGTTTTGCGTTGACTATCTTGCAACGACGGTTGGCATCCTCTCCAGAGGCAATCTATCAGTCGATCCATCGTCGTCGAGAGCGGTTGCAGAAACGGCTTCAGGAGGAAGAGGCATTCAAGCGGGGCTTAGGTGCCCAACTTGATTTTGGACGGACGATCGACCCGGAGGACTGGGAAGACGATTTTGATGATGTGCCAGAGGATGAGCGGGAGTCCACCGAAGAAGAAGTAGTGGACCAGGCGACGGCAGCACGGACGGTGGCTGAACTGCAAGCTGAAATTGAGCAGCTAAACCAGATTGAGCAGTTGGCTCTAAAGGTCAAGCGCAGCGGTAAGGATAAGAAGTGGGAGGAACTCTCTAATCTCCTGCAAAACGAGGCGGAGTTGTTTGACGCGCACGGACATCGCCGCAAGCTGGTTCTCTTTACTGAACACCGCGACACACTCAACTACCTTGCCGATCGCATCCGTACTTTAATCGGTCGCTCTGAAGCGGTCGTGATGATTCACGGCGGCATGGGACGCGAGCAGCGCAAGAAAGCGGAGGAGTCCTTCAAGCAAGATGTAACGGTTCAAGTGCTGCTGGCAACGGATGCTGCCGGGGAGGGGATTAACCTTCAACGAGCGCATTTGATGGTGAATTATGACTTGCCCTGGAACCCCAATCGGCTAGAGCAACGGTTTGGACGGATTCACCGGATTGGGCAAACGGAGGTCTGTCATCTCTGGAACCTGGTGGCAGAGGAAACCCGTGAGGGTGAGGTTTACCTGACGCTGCTGCGAAAGTTGGATCTAGAACAGAAAGCCTTGGGCGGCAAAGTCTTTGATGTGTTGGGCAAGGCGATCGCCGGGAAAGACCTGCGTGACCTCCTGATTGAAGCGATTCGTTATGGCGATCGCCCCGACATTCGGGCAAAGCTGAATCAGGTGGTGTCAGACCGTTTGGATCAGCAACGGTTGCGCGAACTCTTAGAAGAACGGGCATTGGCGCGAGACACGATGGATGCCTCCAGAGTGCAGCAGATTCGAGAAGATATGGATCGGGCAGAGGCACGGCGGCTCCAACCCCACTTTATTGCGGCATTTTTCCTGGAAGCGTTTGCCAATCTAGGCGGGACTGCCAAGCAGCGAGAACCCAAGCGGTATGAGATTACCCACGTCCCGGCAATCATTCGCAGTCAGGATCGGCAAATTGGAGTGAGGGAACCGATTCTGCGGAGTTATGAGCGGATTTGTTTTGAGAAGGGACTGATCAATGTTCCTGGTAAGCCACCCGCAGCCTTTGTCTGTCCGGGGCACCCTCTGCTGGAAGCGGTTACAGAAATCACCCTGGATCGGCATCGGGACTTGCTAAAGCAAGGAGCCGTTCTGGTCGATGAAAACGATTTTGGTGAGCAGGTCCGGGCGCTGGTTTACCTGGAGCATTCGATCCAGGATGCCAGTACCGACAGCAGCGGCAAGCGACGGGTAGTGTCGCGGCGGATGCAGTATGTGGAGATTGATGCAGAGGGCAACACTCAAAATGCCGGGTATGCGCCCTACCTCAATTACCGACCGTTGCGGGAAGAGGAGAAGCCATTCGTTGCCCCAGTGTTGGAGCAAGACTGGCTGAAGAATAACCTCGAACCCCAGGCAACCAAGTATGCGATCGCCCACTTGATGCCAGAGCATTTGCGGGAGGTGAAGCAGCGCAAGGAGGATCTGGTTGCCAAGACGATGAAAGCAGTCAAGGAGCGGCTGACCAAAGAGATCTATTACTGGGATCAGCAGGCGGAGCAACTGAAGCAACAGGAAGCGGCGGGGAAGGTCAATGCCAAGATTAATTCGGCTAAAGCCAGAACCAGAGCCGATGAATTGGAGTCTCGCCTTCAGCGACGGTTGACGGAATTGGAGCAGGAACGGAAGCTGTCTCCCTTGCCTCCAGTGGTGGTGGGCGGGGCATTGGTTATCCCGATCGGATTTTTGCAACGGGTGCAGGGTAAGCGGCAGTCGGAGGCTGACTTGTTTGCCAGGGAAACGAAGCGGGTTGAAATGCTGGCAATGCAGGCGGTGATGGCAGCAGAGCAGGCGTTGGGGCATGAACCGCGAGATGTGAGCCGAGAGAAGTGTGGCTACGACATCGAATCTCGTGTGCCGGGGACGGGGGAGCAGCCGAGTCGAGTCCGGTTTATTGAGGTGAAGGGACGGATCAAGGGAGCAGAGACGGTTACAGTCACCAAAAACGAAATTTTGACGGCATTGAATAAGCCAGAAAACTTTGTGCTGGCGTTGGTGCAGGTGCCTGAGTCGGCGGATTTTCCTGAAGGGGATGCGTTTAAGGTTTCGACTACGAAGGGGAGTTACAACGTGGGAGATAACGGTTGTGTAGTGCGGTATGTGGTCAACCCGTTCCAGAAGGAGCCAGACTTTAAGGCAGACAGCGTGAACTATAACTGGAAGGAGTTATGGAGTCAGGGAAGGGAGCCTGGTGGCATTGCATGA
- a CDS encoding DUF1156 domain-containing protein, with amino-acid sequence MTYRKKLIEVALPLEAINMESAREKSIRHGHPSTLHLWWARRPLAACRAVLFASLVDDPSSHPDRFPTEEAQNAERQRLFDILGQIVTVEEKGKTKQVVRGLVSWDDINNPNSGVLIAAQREIARSIAWNRGDEPPTEPEAVRRYLAENAPPVYDPFAGGGSIPLEAQRLGLEAHASDLNPVAVLINKALIEIPPKFKDKPPVNPEAQSKLKLGQWKGAQGLAEDVRYYGKWMRDEAERRIGHLYPKVKLPAEKGGGEALVIAWFWARTVKCSNPACECQIPLARSFALSKKSGRESWVKPVVSRQERIPTISFVVEDHQDERFPNGTMSRKGAICPSCESPVSLEYLRSEGKSKRIGIQLIAIAAEGRNGRIYLEPNSEHEKLAKQTNPTWMPETDLSVHPQYMGTPRYGLTKHCDLFTTRQLTFLSEITSLISEVKDKITADYSTNYSEQQNNSNIQSYVNSVLTYLGFCLSNLLDDDVTLCTWRATHGTGATGHAFARQAISMTWDFPEANPFANAAGDFARSVEAVAKCIETFPNSAIVGNISQVDAANDSFSIQRLSVISTDPPYYDAVPYADLSDFFYVWLRHALKDVHPDIFKTVLVPKNQELVADEFRLGGVEKAKTFFEQGLRKVFSKIRDSSEANYPFTVYYAFKQTESDVDVDLDIQNPQDTFASTGWETMLEGLMSSGFSIVGTWPVRTERSARSRSIGFNALASSIVLVCRPRPVDAPSTTRRRFVDELKSELPDALKKLQQGNIAPVDLAQASIGPGMAIFSRYAKVLESDGSPMRVRTALQLINQTLDEFLAEQEGEFDTDTRWALAWFEQYQFNEGQFGDAETLSKAKNTSIKGMAEAGILTAKAGKVQLVPREALPANWNPAKDNRIPVWEATQYLIRALDQNGETGAAHLLAQLGNLGEVARDLAYRLYSICDRKGWTQEAIAYNSLVISWSEIARLALEKSATPAQPVQGSLEF; translated from the coding sequence ATGACCTACCGCAAAAAGCTAATTGAAGTTGCCCTACCGCTCGAAGCGATCAACATGGAATCGGCGCGGGAGAAGTCGATTCGACATGGACATCCCAGTACGTTGCATCTGTGGTGGGCGCGGCGACCGTTGGCGGCTTGTCGGGCGGTGTTGTTCGCGTCGTTAGTGGATGATCCATCGAGCCATCCTGATAGGTTTCCGACTGAGGAAGCGCAGAATGCAGAGCGGCAGAGGCTTTTTGACATTCTGGGGCAGATTGTCACTGTTGAGGAAAAGGGTAAGACAAAACAGGTGGTACGGGGTTTAGTGTCCTGGGATGACATTAATAACCCGAATTCGGGGGTGTTGATCGCGGCACAGCGAGAGATTGCCCGCAGTATTGCCTGGAATCGGGGGGATGAGCCACCAACAGAGCCAGAAGCAGTACGACGTTATTTGGCTGAAAATGCACCTCCAGTTTATGACCCGTTTGCGGGAGGAGGTTCGATTCCTTTGGAGGCGCAGCGGTTAGGGTTAGAAGCTCATGCCAGTGATTTGAATCCAGTTGCAGTGCTGATTAATAAGGCTTTGATTGAGATTCCGCCGAAGTTTAAAGACAAACCTCCAGTCAATCCAGAGGCGCAGTCAAAGCTGAAATTGGGGCAATGGAAAGGGGCGCAGGGGTTAGCGGAGGATGTGCGCTATTACGGGAAATGGATGCGGGATGAGGCAGAGAGGCGAATCGGGCATCTGTACCCGAAAGTAAAGCTGCCAGCAGAGAAAGGAGGGGGCGAAGCATTAGTTATTGCATGGTTTTGGGCACGGACTGTTAAATGTTCTAATCCAGCTTGCGAGTGTCAGATTCCCCTAGCAAGATCCTTTGCATTATCAAAGAAGAGCGGGAGGGAATCTTGGGTGAAGCCTGTAGTTTCTCGACAAGAAAGAATTCCAACTATTAGCTTTGTTGTTGAAGATCATCAAGATGAGAGGTTCCCAAACGGAACTATGAGTCGTAAGGGAGCAATTTGTCCGTCTTGTGAATCTCCTGTATCACTTGAATACTTACGTTCTGAAGGAAAGTCAAAGCGAATTGGTATTCAGTTGATTGCAATAGCTGCGGAAGGTAGAAATGGAAGAATCTATCTGGAACCAAATAGTGAGCATGAGAAACTAGCGAAGCAAACTAACCCTACATGGATGCCTGAAACTGATCTTTCAGTACATCCTCAATATATGGGTACACCTCGATATGGACTAACTAAGCATTGTGATCTTTTTACTACACGACAACTAACATTTCTTAGTGAAATAACCTCGTTGATCAGTGAGGTAAAAGATAAAATCACTGCTGATTATTCCACAAATTACTCTGAACAACAAAACAATTCAAACATTCAGAGTTATGTGAATTCAGTTTTGACATATCTTGGTTTCTGCTTGAGCAATCTTCTAGATGATGATGTGACTCTATGTACCTGGAGAGCAACGCATGGAACAGGTGCAACGGGTCACGCATTTGCACGACAAGCAATATCAATGACTTGGGATTTCCCAGAAGCTAATCCATTTGCAAATGCTGCTGGAGATTTTGCTAGATCAGTTGAGGCGGTTGCCAAGTGCATAGAAACGTTTCCCAATTCAGCCATAGTAGGAAATATCAGTCAAGTTGATGCTGCAAATGATTCATTTTCAATCCAGAGATTGTCGGTTATTTCCACTGATCCACCGTATTACGATGCTGTACCTTATGCAGATTTATCTGATTTCTTCTACGTATGGCTACGTCACGCATTAAAAGACGTTCATCCCGACATCTTTAAAACTGTCTTGGTTCCTAAGAACCAAGAGTTAGTAGCTGATGAGTTTAGACTTGGCGGAGTTGAGAAGGCGAAAACATTTTTTGAACAAGGTCTTAGGAAAGTTTTTTCAAAAATTCGGGATAGCAGTGAAGCTAATTATCCATTCACTGTTTATTACGCTTTCAAGCAAACAGAGAGCGATGTTGATGTTGATTTAGATATTCAGAATCCACAGGATACATTTGCCTCAACTGGCTGGGAGACTATGTTGGAGGGGTTAATGAGTTCTGGTTTTTCGATTGTAGGAACGTGGCCTGTTCGCACGGAACGGAGCGCACGTAGCCGCAGTATAGGTTTTAATGCTCTTGCCTCTTCGATCGTTCTTGTCTGTCGCCCTCGTCCTGTTGATGCTCCCTCCACAACTCGCCGTCGTTTCGTAGACGAACTAAAATCTGAACTCCCTGACGCACTCAAAAAACTCCAGCAAGGCAACATCGCCCCAGTAGACCTGGCTCAAGCCAGCATTGGTCCCGGCATGGCAATCTTCTCCCGCTATGCCAAAGTGCTGGAATCAGACGGTTCACCCATGCGAGTACGCACTGCCCTGCAACTCATCAACCAGACCCTTGATGAATTCTTGGCTGAGCAGGAAGGCGAATTCGATACTGATACCCGTTGGGCACTGGCATGGTTTGAGCAATACCAATTCAACGAAGGGCAATTTGGCGACGCAGAAACCCTTTCCAAAGCCAAAAACACCAGCATCAAAGGCATGGCAGAAGCCGGAATCCTCACTGCCAAAGCCGGGAAAGTTCAACTCGTTCCCCGTGAAGCCCTACCAGCAAACTGGAATCCTGCCAAAGACAATCGAATTCCCGTTTGGGAAGCCACTCAGTATCTCATTCGGGCACTCGACCAGAACGGTGAAACGGGTGCGGCTCATCTACTAGCGCAATTGGGCAACTTAGGAGAAGTGGCGCGAGATCTCGCCTACCGCCTCTACAGCATTTGCGATCGTAAAGGGTGGACACAGGAGGCGATCGCCTACAACAGCCTGGTTATCTCCTGGTCTGAAATTGCCAGATTAGCATTGGAAAAATCAGCGACTCCCGCTCAACCTGTTCAAGGCAGTCTCGAATTCTAA